The Romeriopsis navalis LEGE 11480 genome segment TACTATCGGACATGACCTTACTGAAAGTGGGTGAATTGTTGTCATTCACTTTGTTCGTTCTAGAAACAGGGAATTTCGCATTACCCCTGTATAACTCAGCAAAGAAATCAGCACGGTCTTTTTTAGTAAACCGAATTTTCGCATCAAAGCGCGAAATTGCTTTTGCAGAATGGACTTTTACAGTAACGCTACGTCTGACTGCCTGAGTATATACGCTGCCACTATAGCTACCGCTAGAAGATGTAGCGCTTTTATTAACCCGTAGGAGGTATCGCTTTCCGGAGCTTGTTTGGACACTGCCATTTTTATTGAATAGCACTAACTTATCGGCCCGATCAACCTGGAAATTCTTGTTGGTGTCTTCATATAATCCCCAGCTGGCACCACGAGCATTGAGGGTAAAGCTGAATAACTTTGTTCCAGGTAATACAGGGAAGTACTGAACATCAGTTTTATCAAAGCGCGAAACAGACCCTTTAATTTGTAAAAAGTTTTTGGGACTAATAGCTCCCAAGGCTTGCATATTGGGCTTGAGATTATTGGGTTCCATATCTTTCAGCTGAATTGTCTGGATTCTTGTAGCAGCAGCAGATTGGTTCAGCATCAGTGGTGCAGTAAACATCGATGCACCCAGCAAAGCAGCAGTAAATAGTTGACGTTTCATGGTTTTCCTTTATTTGTGTTGTTTGTTTGTTGAGTGAGGTTTGATTCATTTCCTCAACCCACCTGAAACTAAGATAATCAGTCGGCCGATCCAGAATCGATCCATTACCGATCCAAAAGCGATCCAGTTCAATTTGATTCATAAAAAAGCGCTACTTCCTTTTGGGAGTAGCACTTTCAGGAGATCGAATTTTGATCGAATCAATGATATCTATGGTGCAATTAGCATTGCTGGCCACATTCGATCGCACGATAAGCCTAATTCCTCATGTGCTGATTCAACCACCCCATTGTCTGGTGCATTCAGTTCACAAATTAACTTCGATCGATCCTTCGATACATAGGACTGCACCCACTCCACCCCTTGATGTGTCAAATTTGACATCAGCTTTTGCGTTGTCGCCTCACGATCGGCCGCCGATAGTTCATTGGGATATGTCACTTCAAATACCTTTAACGTCTCCTGATTTCTGGGTGACTGCTTAATCGCCAATTTCATCGCCTCGGCGGTCCAAACCTGACTAAAGAACCCACCGGCTTTGCGATATGAATCACGAATCGACTCCGCATCTGGCGCATCAAATGTGCAAATCATGCGACGACGATCATTTGATAGCAATGAGTATCGCCATTCGCCTTGACGTTCAGTCACACAACTCAAAATGCGAAAATCTGTCTCCGTTGGCTCATCCGGCGTTAAAGGCGCATCTGATAGTGTTTCGACAATAACTAAAGACATAAGAAACCTCGTTCAAGCTAATTCCAGTGAAAATATGCTATTGGTCAAATCCCAGTCGCATCGAATTCTGACTGGTTGAAATGCAGGCCCGTTCAGCGTTGCTGCGAATGCCGACTGATTGCCGGAGCACGCGCCTGTATTTGTTGACTCAATTGCTCCAGGGCCTGTCTCGCCGGGAGATTGATAAAATCGCGATCGACAATTTCCTGCAAAATTCCGTACTGCGTTGCTGCCAAGCGCCGTTCTCCCATCGCCCATAAACCCTGCACCCAAAGCGCCCAACTGTGAGCAATTTCACTCGGCTGATCCAAACGTTTAGCAATATCTAAAGCCATCGTCGATCGCGTCACGGCTAATTCATATCGCCCACCGTCAAAATCTGCTTTACCGGCCCACAACAGCAAATAAGCCAACGATCGCTGGGAATCCAACTGCTCCAGCACATCGAGCGCCTGGACCAAATCCAACTCGGCATCAGTTTCCGCCAAACAGTAACGCACTAGTGCCTTTAACCCGCGTGCGATGGCGACTTCACTGCCATCACTTTGCATTTGATCGGCAAGGGTAATCATGGTCTCGCAGTCAGACAAAGCATCCACTGGAGTATCCGCCTCAATCTCCACCATGATTAAATAGCGTAAATATAGAATTTCAATCCAGTGATCCTGCTCCGCCTGAGTAACGGCTAACGCCGTACGCAAATTTGATCGGGCTGCTGCATACCGCCCATAATGCCGATGGATACATCCCAACCCACAGTTAATATCCGCCGATCGCAGCCCCAATCGTTCGGCCAGCGATTGCGCCTCTAAGAGTACCGCTTCCGCCCGAATCATATCGCGGCCAATTTCCGCTAGGCATGAGCCGCTATGGGCCAACATGCGCACTGCATCCGCTGGATTTGCCACTCGACTAGCGGCCGCCATCTGTAACGAATGCTCATGCAACTCTACGTAGTTGTCCAGCACAAACTGAATATTTAGCAGCGAATCCATCACAATCGTCGCTGCCTCAGTTAGGTTCAATGCTGCCGCCTGCTGGTGCAACTGTTGCACTTCCTCGGCCAACTCAGCACCACGCTCGCCAGTCACCCCGGCGACCACACAAGCCTCGATCAACTTGGCCCGCAGGGGAATCTGCTTTTTTGGCGTTAGCCCCTCACAATATTCAATTCCCTTCTGAGCCAGTTCTAAAGCATCGGTATAGGCAAACAGACGTAAACCATGTTCTGCGGCACCAAGATATGCGGCTGCGGCAACGGCTTGTTCACCCCCAAGTGCGGCATGGTGGGCAATATCACCTGCCATTGATGGATCTTGGGCGTGATGCGCTTGAAGTTGTTGAGAAATCTGCAAATGCACCAATTGCCGTCGTGGTGCCGAAAGCTGCTGGTACACCACCCGCCGCACAATATCATGAGCAAAATCATAGTCCCGCTCATGCGCGACTGTCGCACTGGGCCGAATAATTGACTGTTGTTCTAGCTCCTCGATCGCCCCCAGCAATGTGGCTAATGGATAATTCGCAACCTGAGCAATTGTCGAAGGATTAAAGCTCCGACCCAGTGCGGCGGCCCAAGGCAAGACGGCCTGCGCATCATCATCAAGCAGTTGCAACCGATCCTGAATCAGGGCTTCGATGTTATTGGTCTGCCCTGTCTGTTGCTGGGCCAAAGCCCGCGCAATTTCTAAGGTAAATAACGGATTTCCTCCACTATCGATAAACACCTGATTGACAATTTCTAGTGATAAATCAGCAGGGTCTACTGCCTGTGTACTCCGAATCAAATCAGCGGTTTGTTCTCGATCGAGCGGCTCCAAATCAATCCGTTGCAACTTCTGCTCTCGCCGTAATGCTTGGAACACCCGTTGCATCGTCATGTTATCTTCCATCTCCCGCGGCCGGGCCGTACAAGCAAACAACACCGGTAATGGTCGCAACAGCCGTATCGCATAATGCATCAACGTCGAAGATGCTTCATCAAACCACTGAATATCATCCAAAATCATCACTAGCGGCGCTTGCTTAGCCCGCTCCACCAGCAATTGCACCACCGCATCTAATAACTGACTGGGATCAGGCGGCGTTAATGGTGGTTGCCCCAACTCTGGCAATAAAAAACGTAATTCTGGTGATACGGAAACATCGTTCACATCCGGCACCATGCCGGCTGAGCGCAACGCATCAATCCAGATCCCATAGGGGCGCATCATCTCGGCAGCAAACCCCTGGGCCCACAAAACCTGGGCCTGATTTGCCTGGGCAGTCGCTTGGAGTTCCTCCATCAAACGGGTTTTGCCAATACCGGGTTCACCCACTAGTAACATCACATTAGCGGACTGACTGGCATTGACCTGATCGGGATGTTTTAATGTGGGATTTGACCATTGGCGCAGTGCGGACCACTCCAGCTCACGACCGACCAAGGGAAATTGCGCGACATGGGACTGTGATATGGCTAGCGACGAGATTTGGGTTGTGGCAGTCTCTGGAGTGGTGTTCAGGGGTCGGTTTGCCACCGCATTGCCCGTTGAGGTCGGCACATCATCATCACAGAGCAACTGCTCGTAGAGCTTCCTTGTTGTTGTACTGGGATCGATCCCCAACTCCTCCCGCAATATCGTCATACACTGGTGATACATTTGCAGCGCATTCGATCGATCGCCCATCAAGCCGTATAGCCGCATTAAGGTACAGTAGGCGGCCTCATTTAGCTCATCAAGCCGCAGCATTTGTTGAGCATGGGTAAGGGCGAGGGGATACTCCTGTTGCGCTTCTAACAGACTCGTCAATTGCTCTAATGAACGGCTATAAAGCTGACGTAAGCGCTCACGTTCTGGGAAGACCCAATCATCATCGAAATTTGGGAGCAAGTCGCCTCGGTATAAGTTGATTGCCTGTTCCAGATTGCTCCGGCGAGTTGCTTGATTCGCTGTGGCTGCAACCTGTGCGGCTGCAACTTCAAAGGCTTCAATATCTAAACTATAGTCACCCTTAGGTCGCCATTGCAGTAATTTCGTATCGGTCCATAGCCATTCCTCATCAGCTGGTAGTCCCCGACGCAAACGGCTGAGTTCCTTACGCAGATTGGCGCGGGCCTGTGCTTCATTCGAGTCGGGCCAGATTTGGAACGCCACCCGCTCACGGGGCTGCGCCTTCGCTCGGTATAGCATCAGATAGGCCAATAAGCGCTGCGATCGTCCGGCCGTGATTGTACTAAGCGGTTGATCACCATAAATCAGTGAGAATCCACCGAGGAGGCTAATACGTAAAGTGAGGGACATAATTTAACCGTCCTTCAGACGAACCGATGATCAACAGGGAAACGAGCACGGAATGTGGTTTTGCCTCTGGGTATAGACGTATGGGGTGGGATCGGTGCTAGGCCTGTTTGGCATACTTGAGTAATGGCAGTGAAAGCAATAGTGTTGTGATTAGTATGCAAAATCCTGTACAGCAGGAATTCAGGAGAATTCAGTTCTTCCGGTAGGGTGGATTCAGAAGAATTCAGGTTTTTTCAGGTGACGATCGAGCCAGCCATAACAATTCTTTCACCAGTGCAATATCGTGGTGAATTAAAGGCTAGTGATCATAGCGAATTTTGCTCGATCGAAATTCAGTTAAGTTCAGGTCTTACTGGGATATTTGACCAAATCATCATTGCTAATAAATTTCCAAGCTGATAAATTTCCAATAAATTGACTTGAAGTCGGTGAAGTGTTTGCGACATGATGAAGCTGGCAGTGACCGGTATTTGCTGAGCTGTCATTAAGTTGCTCTGGCGCTGGATTTATGATGATGCATCACCGCGATCGACCAATTTTGCGCTGGTCTATCCATCACTGCTGCTTGTGGGGGATGCTCACAGTTGGGGGTAGTTTGATGCCGTCGATCGCGATGGCCCAAATTACGCCTACAACCAATTGGGGGGGCGAGAATTCTCGGCTCAATCCTGCGGGTCTTGTGAACGGCCAATCAGCCCTAGTGATTGAAGGGGGGGCGACCCGTGGCAATAATTTATTCCATAGCTTTCAGCAATTTAATGTTGCGAATGTTCAGCGGGTTTACTTTGCCAACCCGGCGAATACATCGCTAATTTTCTCGCGGGTTGTGGGTGGTCAGCCCTCGAATATTCTGGGTACGCTCGGGGTGAATGGCCTGGCAAGTTTATTTCTGCTCAATCCCCAGGGCGTAATTTTTGGCCCCAATGCGCAACTCGATATCCGGGGGGCATTTACCGCGACGACGGCAAATGCTGTGCAATTCGGTAATCAGGGAACGTGGGCGATCGCGCCCACGAGTAATCCCCCATTGCTGTCGATCGCGCCTTCGGCCCTGACCTTTGCGGCAAACCAAGGCGCAATCACGAGTCAATCCCAAAATCTCGTTGGTGCGGCCGGGCAAAGCCTGCTTTTACTGGGTCGATCCGTGCAACTGAATGGTGGCAATATTACAGTTCCTGGGGGCCGCGTTGAATTGGGTGGAATCAATGGTGATGGCACTTTGGCCTTGCAACAGCGGGGCAACCAATTTGAAATCGTGGCACTACAGGGAATTCCGGCGGATGTCACGATGACAAATGCAACTACGGTAAATCTGCGATCGAATAATGGCGGTGATTTCGTCGTAGGGGCCAATAATTTCACACTCAGCGGTGAAGGGACGCAGATTCAAACGGGACTGGCGGATAATGTCAGTCAACCCAATGCCCAGGCGGGCAATGTTGATATTCAGGCGATAAATGCCGTCACGATTCAAAATTCTGCGACGATCGATCGCCTGATTCCGGCCACTGCATCCGGTGGAAATGGCCAAATTCGGATTGAAGCAAAGACGATCGATTTGCTGAATGGTGGACGTATCAATAGCACCTTGGAGGGACGTGGTGGTGGTGGAATCGTTTCCCTGAAAGCGGATGTGATTCGGATTGACGAAGTTGCGTCGAATCGTCAGTCGAGTGGGATTCAAACTGGGGTTGAGTCAGGCGCAGTTGGGACGGGGAGTGACGTAACGCTTCAAGCACGATTGCTGCAAATTACCAATGGGGGGCGAGTGGAAACGGATACGGCTGGCACTGGGGATGCCGGTAATATCACCATTGATCTGACTGGCGAGTTTGGCTCATTTGGACTCAGTGCGGCCCGCCGATCGCGCAGTGGGATTGGGACATTTGTTGAGCGTAATGCGATCGGGAATAGCGGCAAAATCACGATTAACGCTGATTCAGTCTTATTTCAAGATGGGGCCAAGGCCCTGGTGAATGTCGCGGGTCAAGGTCAGGGTAAAACGCTGGCGATTAATACGATCGGGAACGTGATTTTAGATGGGGCAAAGCCGTTTCCCGGTTCAACGCCCAGTGGTTTGCTGTCATTACTCCGGGATGGTGCGGTTGGGCGATCCGGCGACATTAAAATTCGGGCGGAATCCCTGATTGTTCAGGATGGTGCAGCAATCTCGACGGATGCGACGGGGCAAGGTGATAGTGGCAATGTGGATGTGGTGGTGCGTGATTTGGCAGTATTTGATGGCGCATCACCTACGGGCTTTCGCAGTACGATCGGCACTTCGGTTGAACGACTGTTTTTTCCTGGGTTCAGTTTTGTGGGTAATGCGGCGGGCCAAGCGGGTACGATCAGTGTCACAGCCCGTGAGGTGCAGCTGACCAATGGTGGTTATTTCGCGAGTAGTCTGACGGATGCGCCTGGGGCAGCGGGAAAAATTATTGTGAACGCAACGGAGAACGTAATCATTTCGGGAACTGGCACAACTAAACTGTTTTCGCCAAGTGGGTCTATATCATTTGAGGCATCATCGGGTTTATTTACCGAAACCTCGGATGATACGTCCGGTGCTGGTGGGGAAATCCGGATTAACTCCCCCAACCTTGATTTATCAAATGCGGCTTTAATTAATTCTTTGACATCGAGCCGAGGGCCGGGGGGGAATATCACCCTCAATGTGCCGGAAATTAATATTTCTGGCGGTGCCCAAGTCAGAGTGACGACGCTTGATACCGCGCGTGCCGGTGACATTTTGCTCAATGCTGCCGATCGACTTGTGGTCAGTGGAACAAATCCTAATTTTGTCCCTGCCGATAGTCCGGATCTCCAACCGCTGTTTTCAGCAAGTGCGATTTTAGCCGATACACAACCCGACTCTAGTGGTCCCGGTGGTATTCTGCGGATTAATGCGGGTGATGCGATTGTCCAAAATCAGGGCACGATTTCTGTCAGTAGCCAGGGTCAGGGAGCGGCAGGATTGCTGGATATTACAGCCCGTTCTCTTCTGCTAAAAGATCGCGGTTCACTGACTGCTGGCACCAGTAATGCAACGGGTGGCAATATTAATCTCAATCTTCAGGCAGCGCTACTGCTGCGTAATGCGAGTACGATTTCAACGACCGCTGGAACGGCTCAGGCGGGGGGTGATGGTGGGAATATTCAGATTCGATCGCCCTTTATTGTGTCTGTTCCCAATGAGAATAGCGATATTACGGCGAATGCTTTTTCGGGTCAGGGCGGACAAGTATCGATCGATACGCTGGCGCTATTTGGGTTGATTCCTCGGAGTCGATCAGACTTGGCAATTGCCTTGGGCAGTAATGAACCATCGCAGTTGCAGCCATCGCGACTCAGGAGCAATGACATCACCGCCATCTCCCAAATCGATCTGAACCTGAGTGGTGATGTGCGAATTAGCCAATTAGATGTTGATCCGACCCAATCAGCCGCACGCCTACCGGATGACTTGCTCGATCGATCGGATCAAATTAATCAAAGTTTGTGCCGTGTGACCCAAGGAAGCCAATTTATTCTGACGGGGCGGGGTGGGCGTCCAACTTCGCCGATCGTTCGACAACTCACGCCGCTGCGGACTTGGGAGGATATTCGCTTCAGTCAAGTTGCAGAAACTGCTGAAGCTAAGGCTGCGTCGATGGTTCAAATGCCAGGTACGCGGCAAATCGATCGACTCACTGAAGCCCAGAGTTGGTATCGCAGTGATGATGGCAAGATCCACTTAGCTGCTAAGGTAAATCGCGCAAAATCTAGTTGGATGAGTTTACCCGGTTGTTGAAACAAATCGCGCAAGTCGCTTGTGCCTTGATGAGTTACGGCTGCATTATGGCAATCTGTGACGCCGACTCGGAATTTACCGTTACTGATTCAATGGTGGCGAATACACCCAGTATCGCAATTAGCGTAATGCCCCAAGCTAAGAAAATGCTGTTCAGCGTTGAATTTGCGTAGGGTTGATGTTGTTGCTGATTTGCTGGTTTCATCGTATTTTCTCCATTTCGGAAAATTGCTCGATATGTCCAGTATCGCAATAACGATCGCTGAGGAGTTGGGGTAAATTCAGGGGTTGAATTCAGGTAATTGATTGCGAATTGATCAATTACTTCACTATGAAAGTGATACTGGCGCGATGTTGATTCGCGTTGCCCGTGACGGTAATCGGTTCACCTCGTAGCCCGAGGAGATTGCCCGTGGGGCCAAATATTTGGCCGGTTTTGGGGTCATATTCTAAATGCAATTGCCGATCGTCGGTGGGGCTAATGTCAGCGATATCGGTTTGTGGCTGATCAGGATCACGGTCTTCTAGTAATAGGGATATTGCGACACGGCGATTCGAGGTGAGCGGTATTGCGACACGATGATTGAGGTGAGGCCGATCGTGATTGACGATAGTAATTGAGGACTCAACGGTGTCGCCGATCGAAGTTGTTACTTGAAAATCGGCGCGGTGACTGGGACGAAATGGCACTTTGGGGTCAAATGCTGTGAGGGCGCGGGCGCGCAGAACGACGAAACTCAATATTTCGGTGTTGGCTGCCACTTTATCTGGTGTTGCACCGGACTGGCGCTCTGGGATAATCGCTGAACTGTGATGCGAAACGGCGCGTTGAGCCATGCTATTGGGAGCATGGGCTAGGGCTAAACCGGCGGTGAGGCCGAGTAATACAAAAGCTGTGGTTGATTTCATGACGGATGTGGCTAAGCAAAGGCGTAATTTTGACAACAGTAGGCGCTGTCGCGTCAAATCACTGCCATTAGCTTTAGTATGGAAAATCTCACCTCGATCGAATTCAGGTTTTTTCAGTAGTCGCTGGACTAGAAGATTTGGCGGCTAGATTTATAGCTCATCGACGGGTTGGCCAATTGCGCTGAGAAATGCGGATTTGTTGGCGGGTGAGACGATAATCGATCGAGGGCGACCATTGCCGTATTTGATTTCTAGGCGATCGAGGGAAAGTGCGGGACCGGATAAAGGATTGTGGGTTGCCTGAACGGAGGCAATGGTTGAGAGTGGCACAATCCAGCGGAATGGCCCACTCTGTACTCGGAGTTCCCGGTCAGTAACGACGTATTGTGTTGATAAGCCAATCCAAATCGGCATGCCGACGCCGAGGAGCAGCATGCCCACTGCGGCTAAGTAGGAAATTGTCTGACCTTGAGTCAGGCTGATATAGACGCCGAGGATGGATGTGATGATTAGCAGGGCGAGGATAACCAACAACCAGTTATCGATTTTTGAATGGAATGTTTGCATTGTGTGAGTCCTGAAGATTGGGATGGAATAGATGACAAGATTAACTTAAGCCTATGATGCCAGTGCGATTGATATTTGAGGTGAATTCAGGATTTGCTTGGGGTTGTCGGTGTTGATGCAATTTTTCTGGTAGTTGCGCGACTGATGACAACTTAGATGGCTACCAGCAGGATGTAGACTTCAAGGTATGCGGAAATCACGAACTTTGCGGTGGAAGTGGTGCTATCACATTACGATTCGGTGTAATAGTCGAGCGTTTCGACTGTTGCGGCGGGTCTGTCGGGAGGTGCTGCTGTATGCGTTATCCAAGTGCCGGGAGAAGTTTGGCTTTAAGCTCTATGGTTTGTGCATTATGAGTAATCATGTACATTACCTGCTTGAGCCAAGGGAGCCGGAGGATTTGCCCAGGTTGATGCACTGGCTTAACTGGTATACGGCGATGTGCTTTAACCGGATGCTGAATCGGACAGGCCACTTTTGGGAGAAGCGGTATCACAGTACGGGGTTTCCGAATAGCGACTATCGGCGGGCGCTGAATACGCTGCGCTATATCCATGGGAATCCGAAGGTAGCGGCGATGCAGCAGGGTTTCTTTTATGACTTTAGTAACTACGGGATTTATGACCGGTTGACGGAGGATGGGCTAACGCAGTGGCATCCCGCATTCTTAGCGTTGGCCGCGAGTCTAGAACTTTGTGCCGCCGCCTATCGCAAGTTTTGTCGGCGGTATCAGCCCAAGCCGAAACCACCGAAGCGGCATCGCTGGGGCAGTAAGCTACTCGGGAAGATTCGGGCGCGGGGAAAGCCGAAAAAGGTGAGTCCGGGACAAAAGAGTCTGTGGGATGACTGGGATCTGCCTGCGGCGGAAATATTGGCGGTGGCTGAGAAATTTGTGCAGGCGAATCAGTATCCGCCGAAACCACCGGATCCCTACTCTGATTGAGGTTGAGCCTGGTGCCAGGTAAAGAATCGCTGAAAGGGTTGATTTGAAGATGAAATAGCTGCTGTTACAAACCTTTAAAAATTGCTAGGACTGCTGTGTGCTACAGTCCACAAGTCTTTGCGCGAGAAAAGATATCACTCACCCAACTCCACCACCCCCCCCTAGAAGGTAATTCTCCCTGTAGAGAAATTGAAGGATTCTTTTGGAGGTTTTCGTAATCCATGAATTCACCTTCGATGCGCCAACCGACGCGATCACAAAATAATATCCACTGTTGTCGTTCTTCGTCGGTTAAATCATAACCCTTTGGACTGCCACATTCTTCCCAAATTTTTTTCTGGACAGAGAAGCCAAACTTTTCGCCGCTGTATTGAAGCCAGAGTGAATTGAGCCGTTGCAGATCCCAGCAAGGAAACGTCTCCAGATCTTGGACTGTAAAATATTCACCGAAATCTTTGCCACAGGTCTGAATCATCAAGCGATAATTTTCGATGTCCGCTTCGCGCCATTGGCCCTGCTGCATGAACTGCTCAATTCGCTGATAGCGCAAGGGTTGTAATTCGCTAATCCAATCTGGCTCGATCCGCTCAGATGGATGCCGAACTAAGCAATCGTAGGCTAAGTAGACATTCCCTGCTTTGTCTTCACCGTTGCAGGCGGCTTGCGCAAGTGGATGCAATTGAAGTGGCTTTAGCTGACTGCAATACATCAGAATCGTCTCGCGCCACCAGTCCTCATGCCAATGGGCAATCAGCTCATCCGTTAGATTCAACCGACTGATTTCTAGTGCAGCTAAATAGTTACGAAAACTAAGATGAGAAAAAGCATACTCCTCTGTATCGGGCTCGTATAGCAGCTCGCTGATCTGTACCATCTGCTTCAGAAAAGACTGAGCATCTGCGGTTTCATCAAGTTTTGCCAAAGCTAATCTGATCAGCTCAAGTAACTTATTTTTTTCAATTTGCACCGTATTCTGTCGCACCATTTCTAGGGCCACAGCCTGAAGCACCTGTTGTCGTTCCAATGGTTTATCCAGCAGCATCGCCACCCGTTTGGCACTGGGGCGTGCTCCAAGCTGAAGATCGCAAATTTCTTGATAAAGCTCAGTTTTAAGCTGTGGCAGCGTTTCATTAGGATAAAACTTATGCAGTCGTGCAATCAAATTCAACAGCAACGGATTCCCAGACATCTTCTGTAATTCCGGTGAACTGTCAATTTGCCCGATCAGATTTGCTGCTTTGCGTTGTGCCTCATCACGCACGATGGGTGACATTTTCCCCATCCGAAACACGAGTTCCTGACTCAGATACCACTTCTGCACGAACGTATCACGCTCGATTTTTTCAAATTCGCGGACACGTAAAGTTGTGGGTTGTTCTGTCGCATATTCCTTGAAGTCGTCATAGCCCCCCGGTCGAGAAGTCAACAGAAAAACTGAATTGGGGTAGTTGTTTACCTGCCGACTAATCCACTCAGCAATAGTTTGCCGCTGATGCTTGGCTACCTCATCAAAGCCATCGAACATAATTAATCCATGTTTCAGCTTATTCTCAGCCCAATTGCTGGGTACCTTGAGATTCGGCCCGTCGCGGAGATCCTGCAAATGCCGCATCATCAAGTCAGTCATTGTGATTGACGGATTCTCTGAAATCACGTCGCGCCACTTTCGTAGGAAAATTAGAAAAGGTAGTAAAGTCGGTACCTGCCGCCCATATTTTCGTTGTTGACCCTTGGCATATTTGTAGGTCACATGACGCATCAGCGTAGTCTTCCCCGAACCACCATCGGCCAAAATTGCGATAAATCGATAGGCCGGGACTCGTTTCACCTGGGCCAGAAAGTCCCAAATCTGCCAAGTTTGGCTCCGCTCTTCTGACGATACTCCACCACCAAATTTTCCTACCGAGAGGTCGAGATTTAATGGCACGAACACATCATCTAAATTGATCTGCCAAATTCCATCCGGCTGCTTAAAATCTTCTGTCCCGTAGTATTCCTGGCAGCGTTCTCCTTGTCTCTGTAAATAACGCCCATCACAACCTGAGAAACGCCACTTAACCGCTTCAAGCCCATGGTCAATGGATTGGTCGATCGCCTTGCCCACGTTTTCAAGACGGCGTTGATTGCCTACATGTATAGGCTCTAGGAGTTTGCCAAGATAAGAGAAACAAAATCCAATGAGTGCCGAGGCAATTGCTTCTGCCGATTTATGCTCAATAAAAAGTAGCCATAGGCCATAACCCCCACCAACGGTAATACCGCCTGGTTTCAAAGCCTTAATGGCGAGTGC includes the following:
- a CDS encoding PH domain-containing protein — protein: MQTFHSKIDNWLLVILALLIITSILGVYISLTQGQTISYLAAVGMLLLGVGMPIWIGLSTQYVVTDRELRVQSGPFRWIVPLSTIASVQATHNPLSGPALSLDRLEIKYGNGRPRSIIVSPANKSAFLSAIGQPVDEL
- a CDS encoding transposase translates to MRKSRTLRWKWCYHITIRCNSRAFRLLRRVCREVLLYALSKCREKFGFKLYGLCIMSNHVHYLLEPREPEDLPRLMHWLNWYTAMCFNRMLNRTGHFWEKRYHSTGFPNSDYRRALNTLRYIHGNPKVAAMQQGFFYDFSNYGIYDRLTEDGLTQWHPAFLALAASLELCAAAYRKFCRRYQPKPKPPKRHRWGSKLLGKIRARGKPKKVSPGQKSLWDDWDLPAAEILAVAEKFVQANQYPPKPPDPYSD
- a CDS encoding GUN4 domain-containing protein; amino-acid sequence: MSNNDQQSSSVPSQLAALAIKALKPGGITVGGGYGLWLLFIEHKSAEAIASALIGFCFSYLGKLLEPIHVGNQRRLENVGKAIDQSIDHGLEAVKWRFSGCDGRYLQRQGERCQEYYGTEDFKQPDGIWQINLDDVFVPLNLDLSVGKFGGGVSSEERSQTWQIWDFLAQVKRVPAYRFIAILADGGSGKTTLMRHVTYKYAKGQQRKYGRQVPTLLPFLIFLRKWRDVISENPSITMTDLMMRHLQDLRDGPNLKVPSNWAENKLKHGLIMFDGFDEVAKHQRQTIAEWISRQVNNYPNSVFLLTSRPGGYDDFKEYATEQPTTLRVREFEKIERDTFVQKWYLSQELVFRMGKMSPIVRDEAQRKAANLIGQIDSSPELQKMSGNPLLLNLIARLHKFYPNETLPQLKTELYQEICDLQLGARPSAKRVAMLLDKPLERQQVLQAVALEMVRQNTVQIEKNKLLELIRLALAKLDETADAQSFLKQMVQISELLYEPDTEEYAFSHLSFRNYLAALEISRLNLTDELIAHWHEDWWRETILMYCSQLKPLQLHPLAQAACNGEDKAGNVYLAYDCLVRHPSERIEPDWISELQPLRYQRIEQFMQQGQWREADIENYRLMIQTCGKDFGEYFTVQDLETFPCWDLQRLNSLWLQYSGEKFGFSVQKKIWEECGSPKGYDLTDEERQQWILFCDRVGWRIEGEFMDYENLQKNPSISLQGELPSRGGWWSWVSDIFSRAKTCGL